One stretch of Tenacibaculum sp. MAR_2010_89 DNA includes these proteins:
- the cobT gene encoding nicotinate-nucleotide--dimethylbenzimidazole phosphoribosyltransferase, giving the protein MNTIIPTLSKKSQNTIQEEIDYKTKPIGALGVLETIALQIGLIQSTSTPILSKPTIMVFAGDHGIAKTNKVSPYPQEVTQQMVFNFLNGGAAINVFCKQNSINLKIIDAGVNADFETNSELINAKIAKGTADYSLKKAMSLQECELAFTKGKKLVRKIYSEGCNIVGFGEMGIGNTSSASLLMSYFTNTPIEQCVGRGTGVNDEGLKTKINTLKEVYDFHKNSLNTPIDALISFGGFEIVMMCGAMLEAASLKMTILIDGFIVTSALLAANALNSNILDYCIFCHTSGEQGHTKMLNYLNATPLINLGLRLGEGTGCAVAFPIIKSSVNFLNEMATFKSANVSEA; this is encoded by the coding sequence ATGAATACAATAATACCCACTCTTTCTAAAAAATCACAAAATACTATTCAAGAAGAAATAGATTATAAAACAAAACCAATTGGAGCATTAGGAGTATTAGAAACCATAGCTTTACAAATAGGGTTAATTCAAAGCACTTCTACCCCAATTCTATCAAAACCTACTATTATGGTTTTTGCGGGTGATCATGGTATCGCAAAAACAAACAAGGTGAGTCCATACCCTCAAGAAGTAACACAACAAATGGTTTTTAATTTTTTAAATGGAGGGGCAGCTATCAATGTTTTTTGTAAACAAAATTCTATTAATTTAAAAATTATTGACGCAGGTGTTAATGCCGATTTTGAAACTAACTCTGAATTAATCAACGCAAAAATAGCTAAAGGAACAGCTGATTATAGTTTAAAAAAAGCCATGTCATTACAAGAATGTGAATTAGCGTTTACTAAAGGAAAAAAACTTGTACGAAAAATATACAGTGAAGGTTGTAATATTGTAGGTTTTGGAGAAATGGGAATTGGAAACACTTCTTCAGCATCGCTTTTAATGAGTTATTTCACAAATACACCTATAGAACAATGTGTTGGTAGAGGTACCGGAGTAAATGATGAAGGTTTAAAAACTAAAATAAATACATTAAAAGAAGTATATGATTTTCATAAAAACTCACTAAATACTCCCATTGATGCTTTAATTTCTTTTGGTGGGTTTGAAATTGTTATGATGTGTGGAGCCATGTTAGAGGCAGCTTCATTAAAAATGACAATACTAATTGATGGTTTTATTGTTACTTCTGCTTTATTAGCTGCGAATGCACTTAATTCAAATATTTTAGATTATTGTATTTTTTGTCATACATCTGGAGAGCAAGGCCATACAAAAATGTTAAATTATCTAAACGCTACACCTCTAATTAATTTAGGCTTACGATTAGGTGAAGGAACTGGATGTGCTGTTGCTTTTCCCATAATTAAATCTAGTGTAAACTTTTTAAATGAAATGGCTACTTTTAAAAGTGCAAACGTTTCTGAAGCTTAA
- a CDS encoding bifunctional adenosylcobinamide kinase/adenosylcobinamide-phosphate guanylyltransferase: MIYYITGGERSGKSSYAQKLAESLSDTPIYLATSRIWDDNFKERVERHISDRDDRWTTIEEEKLISTFISEKQTVVIDCVTLWLTNFYLDTKNDVQLSLELAKKEINKLAQIDANIIIISNEIGMGLHAQTEVGRKFTELQGWTNQYISKHANKAIFMVSGLPLTLK; the protein is encoded by the coding sequence ATGATTTACTATATAACAGGAGGTGAACGTTCAGGAAAAAGCAGTTATGCTCAAAAACTTGCTGAATCTTTATCTGATACTCCAATATACCTTGCAACCTCTCGTATTTGGGATGATAATTTTAAAGAACGCGTTGAAAGACACATTTCTGACAGAGATGATCGTTGGACAACTATTGAAGAAGAAAAATTAATTAGTACCTTTATTTCTGAAAAACAAACTGTAGTTATAGATTGTGTTACTTTATGGCTTACCAATTTTTATCTAGATACAAAAAACGATGTGCAGTTAAGTTTAGAATTAGCAAAAAAAGAAATAAATAAGTTAGCTCAAATAGATGCTAACATTATTATCATTTCTAATGAAATAGGCATGGGACTGCATGCTCAAACTGAAGTAGGTAGAAAATTTACTGAATTACAAGGTTGGACCAACCAATACATTTCAAAACATGCTAATAAAGCTATTTTTATGGTTTCTGGACTACCTTTAACGTTAAAATAA